CAATGATCAGTCCGAAGCTTGATTTTGTCGCCCTTACCAATATGCCATAAACTACCCGCTGTGATCACAGCTTTCGCTTCATAAATACTACGCCATACGTAGGAAGGTTTAGATCCAAGCACTGAGCTTAAAAAATCAGCGTTGGGAAAATACTTCGTTTTAAACACAAAGGCAAAAAGAGACCCATGTGAGTGAAATAAACGCCATCCTTGTTTAGCCAATAATGCCAAGTTAAAAGCTTCTAAGTCCCGAAATCCCAAACCTCCATTGAATTTTGACTGACACAGATTACCCCATTTCAGCCAGTGAAGCCTTCGCTCTTGATCCctttgaccccaccaaaagCGAGTTAACATTCCTTCTAGTTCCTTGCAAAACCCCTTCGGGAGCTTGAAACAACTCATAGTGTATGTCGGTATGGCCTGAACAACAGCTTTAATCAACACCTCTCTCCCCGCTTGTGACAACAACTTCTCTTTCCACCCTTGCAACTTTGCTCAAACTCTATCCTTAATTGCTTTAAAAGACTGAAACCGTGATCTGCCAACAAAAGAAGGGAGGCCAAGATATTTAGCATGGTGCTGAATATCCTGAACACCCCACACTTCCTTGATAGTAGATTGAATAAATGGCTCCGTATTACGACTGAAAAGAAGTTCTGTTTTCCCCATATTTAGCTGCTAACCCGATGCCATCCCATAACAACAGACCAGATTTTTGATATATTCATTTTCAGACACAGAGGCTcgacaaaaaataatactatcatcagcaaacaaGAGATGACTAACTCGGGGAGCATTATGGCAGACACTAACCCCTCTCAAATGATTTTGCTCATTAGCTTGCTTCAATAGCAAAGATAAAGCCTTCGCACAAAAAACAAATAAGTAGGGAGAAAGAGGACACCCTTGACGCAGGCCACAGGATGGCGTGATAGGCTGAGTGGTGAGACCATTCACAAGCACCTTATAAGAAACGGAAGTAATACACATCATATTTAAGTGAATGAAGTTAGAATGAAAGCCCATGCGCTGCattaatttttccagaaaaatcCATTCAACCCGATCATAGGCTTTGCTCATATCTAATTTAATAGACATCCCACCTTTTTTCCCCGCTTCCTCCTCCGAATAGCATCCACGGTTTCAAAAGCCACAAGAACATTATCGGTAATCAGTCGTCTAGGCACAAAAGCTGATTGGTTTTCAAAGATAACACCCAGTAAAACTGATTTCAGCCTATTAGCTAGAACTTTGGCAATGACCTTATAAATCACATTACATAGACTAATAGGTCGATAGTCTTTTAAAAACTCAGGATGTTTGTTTTTCAGAATTAGAACAATGTGGGTTAGATTTAAATCAGGGGGCATGACACCTGAATTAAGCACTTGTAACACTGAGCTAACAACAGTATTACCAACTAGATGCCAATACTTCTGAAAGAATAATGGAGGCATACCATCGGGGTCGGGTGCTTTTAATGGTTGCATATGAAATAAGGTTGTTTTAATCTCAGCATCGGTGAACACACGCAGCAATTCTCTATTCATAGACTCAGAAATGTGAGAATGGATAGGCTATGGTACTGCATCAAAATCAAGTGGGTGAGTTGTAGAAAACAGAGTGGAAAAGTAATCATATATTAATTGAAGCATTGTCGACCCTTCATGCATAACTCCCTTATCATCCTTTAGTCTGGAAATAGAGTTACGGCGTTGCCGTTGTGAAGCCTTAAAATGGAAAAAGTGTGTGTTTTGATCCCCATCGACCAACGATTGCACACAGGACCTTTGTTGCCACATCAATTCCTCCTTCTTCATCAAATAATTAAGATCATGCTTGACCCTTCGTATTTCATGCAAAGGATAAGAGGGGAAGGAGATGCTCTGTAACTGTTCcagttcctttcttttcttagcCAATTCATGTCGAACATTGCCAAAACATGGCTTACTCCAATCCGACAGATGACGACTACATTGTTTGATTTTATCCACCAATAAAGAGGTGGAAGATAAAAACCAAGCCCTAGCAATCGATTCTTCACAGCCCTGTTCCCCCACCCACATAGATTCAAACTTAAACAATCGAGTTGTCCGGGGTGCAGGTTGTACTGAGACCTCCGTAGTTAACACCAAACAGGTATGATCAAAAACAGGGGTAAGAAGATTAGAAACTCGACAATTTGGAAATAAATCCAACCAATCCATGTTGTTGATAAAGTAATCTAGCCATTCATGGACAAGAGCAGGGCCCTCCTGAAAATTACTCCAAGTATACAAAGGACCTACAGCAGGTATACTACGTAATTGACAGTAATCCAACGCATCTCGAAAACCCCTCATCTGACTAGCCGGCCTCACCCGACCACCTAAATTTTCTGAGAGATCCAAAATCTCGTTAAAATCCCCACAACATAACCATGGCCTAGACATTTGGTCATTCAGTAAACGTAACAAGTTCCAGGTATTTTGTTTAAGAGGTGTCTCTGAATGACCATAAATTGCAGACAAATGCCAAGAAACACCAGATCTAGTCTACATGACAAATACCACATCAGGAGCTTCCCTCCGAACAAGATCTCGAAGGGTTCAAACGccccgagggttcccaagccctcgggaGTTCTAGCTCATGATTTTCATGGGCTTCGACGAGGCTAAATCTCAACCTCCGCCGATATGACCGGAGCCTCCACCAGAGAATTATCATCACCagatttttgtttcttcaatggAACCAACCTACTTGAGTTGCCAACAAATTTAGAATGCAGCTGCCTCTTAGATGGAGTCAGCAGAGGGCGAGGAAGCCGAGCACGACAGGCACATCCCACATTGGAGAATGGCTGGTTTTCCTTACGGGAAGAGAAAGTGGCGCTGATTGATTGGGGCTTCTCTAAAGAAGCCGAACCCGGGTGAGTGGAAAAAGGACTGGGCCCAAAGCCCATACCGAGCCCATCAGGCCTCCCAGCAGAGAGGATGGAACACACTGCAGTAGCATTTTCG
The genomic region above belongs to Carya illinoinensis cultivar Pawnee chromosome 4, C.illinoinensisPawnee_v1, whole genome shotgun sequence and contains:
- the LOC122306196 gene encoding uncharacterized protein LOC122306196, whose protein sequence is MGDNLYLAACSTYGEKERILSNGTWTFGNNLVIYGMHARAVQKIVETLGDVLDVNLIESRPGWGEYVRVRISLDIWKSLPPGKRVVVGDAEYVWVRFKFERLPQFCYFCGILEHGECDCLQWISVKEANGTSKFPYGPWLRVGSAIVKTRLRPDLSTEDGPSQSSFVAVDWFDELATTKGVVLVSPPQSLTVVDNTLSGENATAVCSILSAGRPDGLGMGFGPSPFSTHPGSASLEKPQSISATFSSRKENQPFSNVGCACRARLPRPLLTPSKRQLHSKFVGNSSRLVPLKKQKSGDDNSLVEAPVISAETRSGVSWHLSAIYGHSETPLKQNTWNLLRLLNDQMSRPWLCCGDFNEILDLSENLGGRVRPASQMRGFRDALDYCQLRSIPAVGPLYTWSNFQEGPALVHEWLDYFINNMDWLDLFPNCRVSNLLTPVFDHTCLVLTTEVSVQPAPRTTRLFKFESMWVGEQGCEESIARAWFLSSTSLLVDKIKQCSRHLSDWSKPCFGNVRHELAKKRKELEQLQSISFPSYPLHEIRRVKHDLNYLMKKEELMWQQRSCVQSLVDGDQNTHFFHFKASQRQRRNSISRLKDDKGVMHEGSTMLQLIYDYFSTLFSTTHPLDFDAVP